Below is a window of Qipengyuania profundimaris DNA.
CCCGCGCCGCCATCGGACCAGATGCCGTAGAGGCGCTCCAGTTCTCGAGTCGGGCGGCCATCGGGCGTCGCCATGCCTTCGGTCATCGCCGCCTTGGCGATGCGGTTTGGCAGCACTGCCCCGCAAGGCAGTTCGAGCTGCGAAGCCAGTGTCGGTGCCATGCCGGTCTCCCCTGTTACAGCGCGGCGGCCGCGTCCAGCCGCTCTCGCGCGCGCTCCTCGCCGATCAGCGGCAGAAGCTCGCCCATATCGGGGCCGTGGTCCATCCCCGTCAATGCCTGCCGCAACGGCAGGAACAGCTGCTTGCCCTTGCGCCCGGTCCGCTCCTTGAGCGCGGCAATCAAGTCCTGCCACGGGTCCTCGCTCCAGCTCAGCGCCTTTGCGGCCTCGCCTAGGTAGAGGCGATCCTCATCCGAGAATTCCGGCGAGTCGATCGGGCCGGTCACCAGGCGCCACCATTCCGACGCTTCGCCGACATGCGAGAGATTCGGCCGAATGGCATGCCAGCCCGCTTCGTCCATTCCCTCGGGCAGGCGATGCGCGACTTCGGCAAAGTCGAGCTGGTGTACCAGAGCCGCATTGATCCGCTCCAGCTCCGCATCGTCGAAACGCGCCGGGGCACGGCCGAAGGTCGAAAGGTCGAATGTCTCCAGCAGCACCTGCCGATCCGCGATCGGTTCGACCGGGAGCGATGTGCCGAGCCGGGCCAGCAGCGCGATCACCGCCTGCGGCTCGATGCCCTGCTCGCGAAAGGCATCGCAGCCGAGCGAGCCAAGCCGTTTGGACAGCTTGCCTTCGCGTCCGATCAGCAATGCCTCATGCGCGAACCGCGGCATTTGCTGCGTCGGGTATTGCGCAGCAATTAGTGCGGTAAACATCTGTATTTGCACGGCAGTATTGCTGACATGGTCTTCGCCCCGCAGCACATCCGTGACGCCCATATCGAGATCGTCGACCGCGCTCGGCAGCATGTAGAGCCAGCTGCCGTCCGCGCGCCGGATAACCGGATCGGACAGCTGCGCAGGATCGAATTTCTGTGCGCCACGTACGCCATCGTCCCACGCGATGGGCTGATCATGGTCGAGCTTGAAGCGCCAGTGCGGTACCGCGCCCTTCGCCTCCTTCGCCGACCGCTCCGCATCGCTCATCGCCAGCGCGGTGCGATCGTAGATCGGCGGCAGTCCGCGGCCGAGCTGGACCTTGCGCTTCAGTTCCAGTTCCTGCGCGGTCTCATAGGCGGGATAGACGCGCCCCGCATCCTTCAGCGCCTCGAACGCCGCTTCGTATATCGCGAGCCGCTGCGACTGCCGCTCCTCGCCATCCGGTTCAAGACCGAGCCACGCAAGGTCGGCGCGGATCGTGTCGACATATTCCTCGCGGCTGCGCTCCGCATCGGTGTCGTCGATCCGCAGCAGGAATTTGCCACCCGCCTTCTTCGCCAGCATCCGGTTGTGCAGCGCGGTGCGGATATTGCCGACATGCAGGCGGCCGGTCGGCGACGGCGCGAAACGGGATGTAATGGTCATGACCGAGCCGATAGCCGAGGCTGGCGGGCTTTACGAGAGGTCAGGCGACGCGGCCTTCGCGCTTGCGCAGCACCGCCTCGCGCGCCTTGCGATAATCGACCACATCCGGGCCGTGATCGGTCAGCGCCGCTTCCACCGCTTCGGGCGTCGCGAAGGTTTCCGCTGGAGCCGGCTTGCAGATCAGGAAACCCTGCGCTTCCTGGCAGCCCAGCTTGCGCAGCAGGTCGAGCTGCTCTCGCGTTTCGATGCCTTCCGCCGTGCTCGACATACCGAGCGCATCGGCAAGGCGGGTGATGCTGGAAACGATGGCCTGGCTATCGTTGTCCTCGACGACATGCTCCACGAACTTGCGATCGATCTTGATGCGATCGAATGGGAACCGACGCAGGTAGCTGAGTGAGCTGTATCCGGTGCCGAAATCGTCCAGAGCGATCCGTGTGCCGAGCTCGCGCAGACGCGCAAGCGTTTCCGGGACGCGCTTGCCTTCCTGCATCAGCACATGCTCGGTAATCTCGAATTCGATGCGCCCGGGATCGATACCGCTGGCGTGGATCGCCTGGGCAACCTGGGACACGAGCTGCGGGCTGCGCACCTGTGTCGGCGAAAGATTGATCGCGATGCGGAAATCGCCCGTCCATGGCGCGGTTTCGGCGAGGGCTTGGCGGATCACCCATTCGCCGATCGGGAGGATCAGCCCGGTCGTTTCCGCGAGGTCGAGAAATTCGTTGGGCCCGATCAGGCCGCGATGCGGGTGATGCCAGCGCAGCAGCGCCTCGTATCCGGTGGTCTCCGCGGTATCGAGATCGATCACCGGCTGGTAATGGACGCGCAGCTCGCCACGCGAGAGCGCCTCGCGCAAATCGCTTTCGAGATCGCGCCGCTCTCTCGCTTCGCGATCCATAGCGGGCTCGTACAGCGCTAGTGTGTCGCGTCCCTTGCGCTTAGCTGCGAACAGGGCGAGGTCCGCCCGCCTCATGAGTTCCTGCGCGTCGCACTCACTCTCGCTGCAACGCGCGACGCCGATGCTGGTCGACAGGCGATAGAGGTGACCGTCGACTTCCAGCGGCTCCCGCACGGCGGAAAGGAAACGGTGCGCGCGTTCGATGAGCATGCCCACGCCCGCCCGGCTTTCGAGCAGGATGGCGAACTCGTCCCCGCCCAGCCGCGCCACGATGTCCGATGGACGCACCTCTTCGCCGAGGCGTGCGGCTACCTGACGTAGAACCTTGTCGCCGGTGAGGTGTCCGCGCGTATCGTTGATCGACTTGAAATCGTCCAAATCGAGGTAGAACAGCGCCAGATTGCGGCTGCGGGAGGGTTTGGCCCTCAGTGCATTGCGCAACCGCTCGTCGAACTGGTGGCGATTGGCGAGGCCGGTCAGACTGTCGAAATGCGCCATATAGGCGATCTGCTCTTCCGCTCGCCGGCTGTCGGTAACGTCGCGAGCCACGCCGCTCATCCGGCCATCCTGACGCGGATGGGCGGAGAGCCGCCAGAAGCGCCTTGCACCCTCGACCCTGATCTGGACGAGAAGGTCGCGGAAAGGTTCGCCTGCGGTCAGATAATCGATCAATTGTTGGCGATTGTCGGTCTCGTCGAAATATGCAGCCAAGGGAGTGCCTTCGAGCGCGTCGATATTGCTGCCGAAGGCTGCGGCGAGACGCGGGCCGACATCGCGCAAATTGCCGTTGGGCCCGACGGTCCACAGCCAGTCGGTCGTGTGCTCCTGATAGTCGTTGAGCAGCATGCGCACGGTTTCTTCGGCCTCGCGCCGATCGATCTCGGAGCGGACCGATCGCTTGAAGTTGCGCTCGTATAGCCAGACCGCCGCGAGCAGCACGGCGCCGAAGGTGCCGATCAGCAGGAAGGTCGGCCAGCTTCTCCATCCGGCGACGAGGAAAGCACACCAGCCGAATGCGCCGGACAGGGCGAGAATGTGAAACGTTGCCGCGCGGGGGCTGCCGCGGTGAACGATCAGTGTCGCGCAATAGACCGCAGTCGCGATGATCCCGAGAACCGACATCTCGCGGGGGCCCGCGACCGGCGTAAGGTAGGGGAAGATCGCCATCCAGCCGGCCGTGATCAGGCCCTGCGTGAACTGGATCAGCCTCCATCGACGCTGCAATCGCGCGAGCGGCGCCTCGTCGAGTTGCATCCGGACGAAGAGCGCTGCGAGCAGACCGACGAACAGGAACTGAACCGCCGCCCAGGCGACCAGAGATATCGGCGAGACGTCGTCGGAAAATATGAAGGCGATGACGAAAACGGCGAAGAAGGACGGCACCAGCAAGATGGCCGCGCCGCTGCGCGCATCCGCCAGCCGCCAGCGCAGGCTCAGCGCCTGCACAAGGGTCTTGCCCGAATATGTCATCGGCCTGTCAAGCGCGCCACTCCTGCCCCCGGACGTCTCGCTTCCCATGTAGTCGAGACACTATGCGCCAGTTTTCCACCGATTCCAACAGCTTCTCCACACTCACCCGAAAAGGCCGTTTGCGGCATCGAAAAAGCCCCGCGGATCGCTCCGCGGGGCCTTCAAGATTTGATGGATGACCGGTCGGCTTATTCGCCGTCCTTGGCATCCTCGTTCAGGTATTTGCCCGCATCGGCATCGGTGCCGTGGGTTTCGCCTTCCATGGTCGCCAGCGGATCGTCGCCGATCGCTGCTTCCGGCCCCTGCTCGAGTTCGGCTTCGTGCTCTTCCTCGGCAGTGTTGGCGGCGATGATCGCTTCCTGTGCCTTCTTCCACTGTGCGCGCAGGGCAGCGTCGCGACTGGAGGCGGTGATGCGCATCCGGTTCATGCCCGCGCCGGTACCGGCGGGGATGAGACGGCCCACGATCACATTTTCCTTCAGACCGATCAGCGTGTCCTTCTTCCCTTCGACCGCCGCCTGCGTGAGCACGCGGGTGGTTTCCTGGAAGGAAGCGGCCGAGATGAACGAACGCGTCTGGAGCGAGGCCTTGGTGATGCCCAGCAGGATCGGCGTACCGGTTGCCGGCTGCTTGCTCTTGGTGAGCTTGGCATTTTCTTCGGCCAGTTCCTCGGCATCGACCTGTTCGCCCGGCAGCAGCACGGTATCGCCGCCATCGGTGATCTCGACCTTCTGCAGCATCTGGCGAACGATCACCTCGATGTGCTTGTCGTTGATCTTCACGCCCTGCAATCGGTAGACTTCCTGGATTTCGTTGACGAGATATTCGGCCAGTGCCTCCACGCCCAGCACTTCGAGGATGTCGTGCGGGTTGGGCGAGCCGGAAATCAGGGTATCCCCCTTCTTCACGAAGTCGCCTTCCTGCACGTCGATCACCTTGGTCTTGGGGATCAGGTACTCGACTGCATCGCCTTCCTCGGGAACGATCGCGATCTTGCGCTTGGCCTTGTACTCGCGAACGAATTCGATCTTGCCCGAAATCTTGGCGATGATCGAATTGTCCTTCGGCAGGCGGGCTTCGAACAGCTCCGCAACACGCGGCAGACCGCCGGTGATGTCGCGGGTCTTGGCCGCTTCTCGGCTGGCACGGGCAAGGATGTCGCCCGCTTCGACCTGCTGGTTGTCCTCGACCGAGAGAACGGTGCCCGGCGCTAGCATGTAACGTGCATGCTCGCTTTCGTCGCCCGCATCGTTGAACAGGGTCAGGCGCGCGCGCAGGTCCTCGTTCTTCTTGCGGCCCGAGGTCTTCACCTCGGTGACGACGCGCTGGGCGATGCCGGTGGCATCGTCGACGCGTTCTTCCATGGTCGTGCCGTCGATCAGGTCCTGGTATTTCACCACGCCCGAGGTTTCGGTGATGATCGGCAGCGAGAACGGATCCCATTCCGCCAGGCGTTCACCTTCCTTCACCTTGCCGCCATCCTTGTGCATCAGCACGGTACCGTAAGGCACCTTGTGGATTTCGCGCTCACGCCCTTCGGCGTCGATCACGGCCAGCTCGCCATTGCGGGCGAGCGACAAGATGCGGCCCTTCTTGTCGACGATGGTCGGCATGTCGCGATAGACGACCTTACCGTCCGAGATCGCCTCGAGATGGCTCGTTTCATTCAACTGAGCGGCACCGCCGATGTGGAAGGTACGCATGGTCAGCTGCGTGCCGGGCTCACCGATCGACTGCGCGGCGATGACGCCGACAGCCTCGCCGATGTTGACCGGCGTACCGCGAGCAAGGTCGCGGCCGTAGCAGGTGGCGCAGACGCCCTGGTTCGCTTCGCAGACCAGCGGCGAGCGGATCTTGGCGACCTGCACTTCGGCAGCCTCGATTTCCCTCACCATCGGCTCGTCGATCAGCGTACCGGCCTTGACGATCACCTCGTCGGTCGCGGCATTGACGATGTCTTCTGCCGTGGTGCGGCCGAGGATACGTTCGCCGAGCGACGCGATCACGCTGCCGCCTTGCACGATGGCGCGCATTTCGAGCGCGTTCTCGGTCTTGCAGTTTTCCTCGACGATCACGCAGTCCTGCGACACGTCCACGAGGCGGCGGGTCAGGTAGCCCGAGTTCGCCGTCTTCAACGCCGTATCCGCGAGGCCCTTACGGGCACCGTGGGTGGAGTTGAAGTATTCGAGGACGTTGAGGCCTTCCTTGAAGTTCGAGATGATCGGGTTCTCGATGATCTCGCCCGACGGCTTGGCCATGAGGCCGCGCATACCGGCGAGCTGCTTCATCTGCGCCGGCGAACCACGCGCACCGGAGTGGCTCATCATGAAGATCGAGTTGATCTCTGCCTGCACGCCGTCCTTGCCGATCGGGCGGGCCTTGATCTTTTCCATCATGGCGTCGGCCACCTGGTCGCCGCAACGGCTCCATGCGTCGATGACCTTGTTGTACTTTTCCTGCTGGGTGATCAGGCCGTCCTGGTACTGCTGCTCGTAATCGGCAACCAGCGCCTTGGTCTCTTCGACCATGCCTTCCTTTTCTTCGGGGATGATCATGTCATCCTTGCCGAAGGAGATGCCGGCCTTGAACGCGTGGCGGAAGCCGAGCGACATGATAGCGTCGGCGAACAGCACCGTGTCCTTCTGGCCGGTGTGGCGATAGACCTCGTCGATCACGTCGGCGATGTCCTTCTTGGTCAGCAGGCGGTTGACGATGTCGAAGGGGACCTTGTGGTTCTTCGGCAGGCATTCGCCGATCAGCATGCGCCCGGCGGTCGTTTCGAACCGCTTCATGGCGATGTTGCCATCTTCGTCGGCCTGCGGGACGCGGGCGAGGATCTTGGTGTGAAGCGAAACCTGCTTCGTCTCCAGCGCTTGGTGCACCTCTGCCATGTCCGAGAACATCGGCAGCTTCTCGACCTTCTCGCCCTTCTCGTTCTCGACGAATTCGGGCGTCTTCTCCTGCCGTTCCATCGACAGGTAATAGAGGCCCAGCACCATGTCCTGCGAGGGCACGATGATCGGCTTGCCGTTGGCGGGCGAGAGGATGTTGTTGGTCGACATCATCAGGACGCGCGCTTCCAGCTGCGCCTCGAGGCTCAGCGGGACGTGCACGGCCATCTGGTCGCCGTCGAAGTCGGCGTTGAAGGCGGCGCAGACCAGCGGGTGAAGCTGGATGGCCTTGCCTTCGATCAGCACGGGTTCGAACGCCTGGATGCCGAGACGGTGAAGGGTCGGTGCGCGGTTCAGGAGAACCGGGTGCTCGCGAATGACTTCGTCGAGAATGTCCCAGACTTCCTTGCGCTCCTTCTCGACCCACTTCTTCGCTTGCTTGAGGGTCATCGAGAGACCCTTGGCGTCGAGGCGGGCGTAGATGAACGGCTTGAACAGCTCGAGCGCCATCTTCTTCGGCAAACCGCACTGGTGCAGCTTGAGTTCCGGACCGGTCACGAT
It encodes the following:
- the gltX gene encoding glutamate--tRNA ligase gives rise to the protein MTITSRFAPSPTGRLHVGNIRTALHNRMLAKKAGGKFLLRIDDTDAERSREEYVDTIRADLAWLGLEPDGEERQSQRLAIYEAAFEALKDAGRVYPAYETAQELELKRKVQLGRGLPPIYDRTALAMSDAERSAKEAKGAVPHWRFKLDHDQPIAWDDGVRGAQKFDPAQLSDPVIRRADGSWLYMLPSAVDDLDMGVTDVLRGEDHVSNTAVQIQMFTALIAAQYPTQQMPRFAHEALLIGREGKLSKRLGSLGCDAFREQGIEPQAVIALLARLGTSLPVEPIADRQVLLETFDLSTFGRAPARFDDAELERINAALVHQLDFAEVAHRLPEGMDEAGWHAIRPNLSHVGEASEWWRLVTGPIDSPEFSDEDRLYLGEAAKALSWSEDPWQDLIAALKERTGRKGKQLFLPLRQALTGMDHGPDMGELLPLIGEERARERLDAAAAL
- a CDS encoding putative bifunctional diguanylate cyclase/phosphodiesterase — translated: MTYSGKTLVQALSLRWRLADARSGAAILLVPSFFAVFVIAFIFSDDVSPISLVAWAAVQFLFVGLLAALFVRMQLDEAPLARLQRRWRLIQFTQGLITAGWMAIFPYLTPVAGPREMSVLGIIATAVYCATLIVHRGSPRAATFHILALSGAFGWCAFLVAGWRSWPTFLLIGTFGAVLLAAVWLYERNFKRSVRSEIDRREAEETVRMLLNDYQEHTTDWLWTVGPNGNLRDVGPRLAAAFGSNIDALEGTPLAAYFDETDNRQQLIDYLTAGEPFRDLLVQIRVEGARRFWRLSAHPRQDGRMSGVARDVTDSRRAEEQIAYMAHFDSLTGLANRHQFDERLRNALRAKPSRSRNLALFYLDLDDFKSINDTRGHLTGDKVLRQVAARLGEEVRPSDIVARLGGDEFAILLESRAGVGMLIERAHRFLSAVREPLEVDGHLYRLSTSIGVARCSESECDAQELMRRADLALFAAKRKGRDTLALYEPAMDREARERRDLESDLREALSRGELRVHYQPVIDLDTAETTGYEALLRWHHPHRGLIGPNEFLDLAETTGLILPIGEWVIRQALAETAPWTGDFRIAINLSPTQVRSPQLVSQVAQAIHASGIDPGRIEFEITEHVLMQEGKRVPETLARLRELGTRIALDDFGTGYSSLSYLRRFPFDRIKIDRKFVEHVVEDNDSQAIVSSITRLADALGMSSTAEGIETREQLDLLRKLGCQEAQGFLICKPAPAETFATPEAVEAALTDHGPDVVDYRKAREAVLRKREGRVA
- the rpoC gene encoding DNA-directed RNA polymerase subunit beta', which codes for MNELTKFTNQLAKPETFDEIQIGIASPERIRSWSFGEIKKPETINYRTFKPERDGLFCARIFGPVKDYECLCGKYKRMKYKGVVCEKCGVEVTVTKVRRERMGHIELAAPVAHIWFLKSLPSRIGLLLDMQLKQLERVLYFESYIVTEPGLTPLEKFQLLTEDELLEAQDEYGEDAFSASIGAEAVKMMLMDLDLEQEKEDLLEELATTKSKLKPAKIIKRLKVVESFIESGNRPEWMILEVIPVIPPELRPLVPLDGGRFATSDLNDLYRRVINRNNRLKRLMELRAPDIIVRNEKRMLQEAVDALFDNGRRGRVITGANKRPLKSLSDMLKGKQGRFRQNLLGKRVDYSGRSVIVTGPELKLHQCGLPKKMALELFKPFIYARLDAKGLSMTLKQAKKWVEKERKEVWDILDEVIREHPVLLNRAPTLHRLGIQAFEPVLIEGKAIQLHPLVCAAFNADFDGDQMAVHVPLSLEAQLEARVLMMSTNNILSPANGKPIIVPSQDMVLGLYYLSMERQEKTPEFVENEKGEKVEKLPMFSDMAEVHQALETKQVSLHTKILARVPQADEDGNIAMKRFETTAGRMLIGECLPKNHKVPFDIVNRLLTKKDIADVIDEVYRHTGQKDTVLFADAIMSLGFRHAFKAGISFGKDDMIIPEEKEGMVEETKALVADYEQQYQDGLITQQEKYNKVIDAWSRCGDQVADAMMEKIKARPIGKDGVQAEINSIFMMSHSGARGSPAQMKQLAGMRGLMAKPSGEIIENPIISNFKEGLNVLEYFNSTHGARKGLADTALKTANSGYLTRRLVDVSQDCVIVEENCKTENALEMRAIVQGGSVIASLGERILGRTTAEDIVNAATDEVIVKAGTLIDEPMVREIEAAEVQVAKIRSPLVCEANQGVCATCYGRDLARGTPVNIGEAVGVIAAQSIGEPGTQLTMRTFHIGGAAQLNETSHLEAISDGKVVYRDMPTIVDKKGRILSLARNGELAVIDAEGREREIHKVPYGTVLMHKDGGKVKEGERLAEWDPFSLPIITETSGVVKYQDLIDGTTMEERVDDATGIAQRVVTEVKTSGRKKNEDLRARLTLFNDAGDESEHARYMLAPGTVLSVEDNQQVEAGDILARASREAAKTRDITGGLPRVAELFEARLPKDNSIIAKISGKIEFVREYKAKRKIAIVPEEGDAVEYLIPKTKVIDVQEGDFVKKGDTLISGSPNPHDILEVLGVEALAEYLVNEIQEVYRLQGVKINDKHIEVIVRQMLQKVEITDGGDTVLLPGEQVDAEELAEENAKLTKSKQPATGTPILLGITKASLQTRSFISAASFQETTRVLTQAAVEGKKDTLIGLKENVIVGRLIPAGTGAGMNRMRITASSRDAALRAQWKKAQEAIIAANTAEEEHEAELEQGPEAAIGDDPLATMEGETHGTDADAGKYLNEDAKDGE